A window of Eikenella corrodens contains these coding sequences:
- a CDS encoding HNH endonuclease: protein MAIKNQIPLSDYSWLDKCNKETFKTWTIPNPIKSNYTDGEKREFLIEFNGFSFHDYLSISSGCEIYLPSHLSQIIETEWERESTISVIFTALDLSGSPKIGDEITDSNSAKGWDVLRTAKVRLGHAKFKKGLTDYWEDKCAVLGLKNPIGGKFLIASHIIPWSIANENDKVQQFNGLLLSPHLDRLFDAGYISFDDHGKLLYKPEYSELLKQMAIPSDSKLRKLDKRHIPFLRKHREIFDFE from the coding sequence ATGGCAATAAAAAATCAGATTCCTTTATCGGATTATTCATGGCTGGATAAATGCAACAAAGAAACTTTTAAAACTTGGACAATTCCCAATCCAATTAAAAGCAACTATACAGATGGGGAAAAAAGAGAGTTTCTGATTGAATTTAATGGATTTTCTTTTCATGATTATCTTTCCATTTCAAGCGGATGCGAAATTTACCTGCCATCACATCTTAGCCAAATTATCGAAACCGAGTGGGAGAGAGAGTCAACCATTTCCGTTATTTTTACTGCGTTAGATTTATCGGGAAGTCCAAAAATCGGAGATGAAATCACCGATAGTAACTCTGCCAAAGGCTGGGATGTTCTACGTACTGCAAAAGTTCGACTCGGCCATGCTAAATTTAAGAAAGGGCTGACAGATTATTGGGAAGATAAATGCGCTGTTCTTGGACTTAAAAACCCTATCGGCGGAAAATTTTTAATTGCTTCTCATATTATTCCTTGGTCAATTGCTAATGAAAACGACAAGGTACAGCAATTTAACGGGCTATTATTATCTCCGCACCTAGATCGCCTATTTGATGCGGGCTATATTAGTTTTGATGATCATGGCAAGCTTCTTTATAAGCCAGAATATAGCGAATTATTAAAACAAATGGCTATTCCTTCCGATAGTAAACTTCGAAAATTAGATAAACGGCATATCCCATTTTTACGGAAACATCGAGAAATTTTTGATTTTGAATAA
- a CDS encoding DUF6348 family protein, whose protein sequence is MEPQELDTLDLNEALAEILQAHGYACQTQGDKILPDFVVPVQLETWAFPREHANGAVVSRFDVGITLPDGRELYECCGDIGENLEEAVSRNLQSFCTNSLHVLLDAFNPGENHCPHEIWTARNGNRFQAILGDWTTKKLGENTDGGNAETIGGIIPEALESTLQSLICNQELKAQYHLIRFFYAQSDNETMNVEFMIDNQDDAAEEEQQLAALPWPRQEAYYSVRRCIMLKPLDEGRA, encoded by the coding sequence ATGGAACCTCAAGAACTCGACACCCTAGACCTCAACGAAGCCCTTGCCGAAATCCTGCAAGCCCACGGCTATGCCTGCCAAACGCAGGGCGACAAAATCCTGCCCGATTTCGTTGTGCCCGTGCAGCTCGAAACCTGGGCATTTCCGCGCGAACACGCCAACGGTGCGGTGGTGAGCCGTTTCGATGTCGGCATCACCCTGCCCGACGGGCGCGAACTCTACGAATGCTGCGGCGACATCGGCGAGAATTTGGAAGAAGCCGTCTCGCGCAACCTGCAAAGCTTCTGCACCAACAGCCTGCACGTTTTGCTGGATGCATTCAACCCCGGCGAAAACCATTGCCCGCACGAAATCTGGACAGCCCGCAACGGCAACCGTTTCCAAGCCATTTTGGGCGACTGGACAACGAAAAAACTGGGCGAAAATACCGACGGCGGCAATGCGGAAACCATCGGCGGCATCATCCCTGAAGCGTTGGAAAGCACGCTGCAATCCCTCATCTGCAATCAAGAACTTAAAGCGCAATATCATCTAATCCGCTTCTTCTACGCCCAATCGGACAACGAAACGATGAACGTGGAATTTATGATCGACAATCAAGACGATGCCGCCGAAGAAGAACAACAGCTGGCCGCTCTCCCTTGGCCGCGCCAGGAAGCCTATTACAGCGTGCGCCGCTGCATCATGCTCAAGCCCTTGGATGAAGGCCGGGCATAA